Proteins encoded together in one uncultured Desulfosarcina sp. window:
- a CDS encoding DUF4198 domain-containing protein has protein sequence MKKAVVVLTGLLVLALAVPAMAHFQMVYTPESALEKAENIELKLVFTHPFEAGHTMDMGQPEQFFVVRKEKKTDLLSTLKPITWTSLTNSGAAYETSYKLRGMGDNVFCLVPAPYHEEEEGCYIQQITKMVVNTGGFPTDWDAEIGLKAEIVPLDKPYALWTGNVFRGIVKSAGKPVSYAEIEVEYLNHQPLLDKNAFDKKAEVEAPQDAFVTMTIKANVNGEFSFGIPKAGWWGFCALGAGPDTEYKGKELSQDAVIWIQARDMK, from the coding sequence ATGAAAAAGGCAGTTGTTGTGTTGACAGGTTTGCTGGTATTGGCCCTGGCCGTGCCGGCCATGGCGCATTTCCAGATGGTTTACACCCCGGAATCGGCCCTGGAAAAGGCCGAGAATATCGAGTTGAAACTGGTCTTTACCCATCCGTTCGAAGCCGGCCACACCATGGACATGGGGCAGCCCGAGCAGTTTTTCGTGGTCCGCAAGGAAAAGAAAACGGACCTTCTTTCCACGCTCAAACCCATCACCTGGACCAGCCTGACCAACAGCGGGGCGGCCTACGAGACTTCCTATAAGCTGCGCGGCATGGGCGACAATGTCTTCTGCCTGGTGCCCGCCCCCTATCACGAAGAAGAAGAAGGCTGCTATATCCAGCAGATTACCAAGATGGTCGTCAACACCGGCGGCTTCCCTACGGACTGGGACGCCGAGATCGGCCTGAAGGCCGAGATCGTTCCCCTGGACAAACCCTATGCCCTGTGGACGGGCAACGTCTTCCGGGGCATCGTCAAAAGCGCCGGCAAGCCGGTTTCCTATGCCGAAATCGAGGTTGAATACCTGAATCACCAGCCTCTGCTGGACAAGAATGCCTTTGACAAAAAGGCCGAAGTGGAGGCGCCCCAGGATGCTTTCGTCACCATGACGATCAAGGCCAATGTCAACGGCGAGTTCTCTTTCGGAATCCCTAAAGCCGGTTGGTGGGGATTCTGCGCCCTGGGCGCGGGGCCGGATACGGAATACAAGGGCAAGGAACTGTCCCAGGATGCCGTCATCTGGATTCAGGCCCGTGATATGAAATAG
- a CDS encoding DUF3450 domain-containing protein has protein sequence MRSLEGMRFFFIQNVRSVPGIVAVCIYFYGAAAFFGLATAWAQTDPLQIHATEVKAIEIHRQIQQREDRWADEKSELQTRYQHLQAEEAALAREKAALESRVEAMAARQREAERKIVEATRIGENLQAHLESVVARLEEAIAGDLPFLSAERARRIDEIKKVLVQPETSIAEKCRRVMEALKVEAEYGHTVEVYQEVIEIDGLKLGQPVMADILRVGRLALFWRTPDGGTVGHWDRLTGKWVPLPGASRRHINDATEMALRQRTVDMVKLPLGRIAVQ, from the coding sequence ATGAGAAGTCTTGAAGGTATGCGATTCTTTTTTATTCAAAACGTCCGCAGTGTACCGGGGATCGTAGCCGTATGCATCTATTTTTACGGCGCTGCGGCCTTTTTCGGGCTGGCGACTGCGTGGGCCCAGACGGACCCCCTCCAGATCCATGCAACCGAAGTCAAGGCCATCGAAATCCACCGGCAGATCCAGCAACGGGAAGACCGGTGGGCCGACGAAAAGTCCGAGTTGCAGACGCGCTACCAGCATCTCCAGGCCGAGGAAGCGGCCCTTGCCAGGGAAAAGGCGGCTTTGGAAAGCCGGGTCGAAGCTATGGCCGCCCGCCAGCGGGAGGCCGAGCGAAAAATCGTTGAAGCCACACGCATCGGCGAAAATCTGCAGGCCCACCTCGAATCCGTTGTCGCCCGCCTGGAAGAAGCTATCGCCGGAGATCTTCCCTTTCTGTCCGCTGAGCGCGCCCGGCGGATCGACGAAATCAAAAAAGTCCTGGTCCAGCCGGAGACGAGCATCGCCGAAAAATGCCGGCGGGTCATGGAGGCCCTCAAGGTGGAAGCCGAATACGGACATACGGTGGAAGTCTACCAGGAGGTCATCGAGATAGACGGCCTGAAGCTCGGGCAACCCGTTATGGCCGATATTTTGCGGGTTGGACGCCTGGCCCTCTTCTGGCGGACCCCGGATGGCGGCACGGTTGGCCATTGGGATCGCCTCACCGGCAAATGGGTGCCGTTGCCGGGCGCCAGCCGCCGGCACATCAACGATGCCACGGAAATGGCGCTTCGACAGCGCACCGTGGACATGGTGAAATTACCTTTGGGAAGGATTGCTGTACAATGA
- a CDS encoding tetratricopeptide repeat protein, translated as MNPRRGNVSALLAIAAILAAFWICVLPANAIAAEKEEPRPLDRAEQQVLYQAQQAMEKKEYARARKILAAYIEQPSDKVHYLVYFTLGNVLSMEGNAEDALERYRAAANLYPDDAVVWQNMGKACYDLERYAEAGDCLARAHALKGPESPVLAYQAAVAYILANKPATARPLLESLVNLPSGTPEPDWLNALLKVYLDLKKPEEALALTRRLLQRTGSDPRLWRILSRLYIDRGEYNSAAAAMEIYASLAPEDPDPVRLIGDLYHLANIPLKAARQYEKLLSPDASPEDYEKTAAAYFAAHHMDRAIEVLQRGLAKQSTAAMWGQLAGLYYEKGDFEQARKAFEKTVLADPKNARAHLMEGYCALQQDQMIAARNAFERAARFPQQHVEARKMIAYIDGLRRTSTQGKIPAE; from the coding sequence ATGAACCCGCGCCGCGGAAACGTTTCGGCCCTCCTGGCCATTGCCGCGATACTGGCCGCGTTTTGGATCTGCGTGTTGCCCGCCAACGCGATCGCGGCTGAAAAAGAGGAACCCCGGCCCCTTGACCGCGCCGAACAGCAGGTCCTTTACCAGGCCCAGCAGGCCATGGAGAAAAAAGAGTATGCCCGGGCCCGGAAAATCCTGGCCGCTTACATCGAGCAACCCTCCGACAAGGTGCATTATCTGGTCTATTTTACCCTGGGAAACGTGCTGAGCATGGAAGGCAACGCCGAGGACGCCCTGGAACGCTACCGGGCGGCGGCAAACCTGTATCCCGACGACGCCGTCGTCTGGCAGAACATGGGCAAGGCCTGTTACGACCTGGAGCGCTATGCCGAAGCCGGAGACTGCCTCGCCAGGGCCCATGCCCTGAAAGGGCCGGAGTCGCCCGTTCTCGCCTATCAGGCGGCCGTGGCCTATATTCTGGCCAATAAACCGGCAACGGCCCGCCCGCTTCTGGAGTCGTTGGTCAACTTGCCGTCCGGCACCCCCGAACCGGATTGGCTCAACGCCCTGCTGAAAGTCTACCTGGACTTGAAAAAACCGGAAGAGGCGCTGGCCCTGACCCGCCGGCTGCTGCAGCGGACCGGAAGCGATCCTCGCCTGTGGCGGATTCTGTCTCGCCTTTACATTGATCGCGGTGAATATAATAGCGCCGCCGCCGCCATGGAGATTTATGCGTCCCTGGCTCCGGAGGACCCGGACCCGGTTCGGTTGATAGGCGACCTTTACCATTTGGCCAACATTCCGTTAAAGGCGGCCCGGCAGTACGAAAAACTTCTTTCGCCCGATGCCTCACCGGAGGATTACGAAAAGACCGCGGCAGCCTATTTCGCCGCTCACCATATGGATCGGGCCATTGAAGTACTGCAACGCGGCCTCGCAAAGCAGTCCACCGCAGCCATGTGGGGGCAACTGGCCGGCCTTTATTACGAAAAAGGAGATTTCGAGCAGGCTCGAAAGGCGTTCGAAAAAACGGTGCTCGCCGATCCCAAAAACGCTCGCGCCCATCTGATGGAAGGGTATTGCGCACTCCAGCAAGACCAGATGATAGCGGCCCGCAATGCCTTCGAACGGGCCGCCCGTTTCCCGCAGCAACATGTCGAAGCCCGAAAAATGATTGCCTACATCGACGGGTTGCGTCGCACTTCCACCCAAGGAAAAATACCTGCGGAATAG
- a CDS encoding biopolymer transporter ExbD, with amino-acid sequence MIDIRKSLRSNFHEEEINMAPLIDMVFLLLIFFMVTTSFVKETGIDVHRPTAATATLKNKGNILLGVSEAGGIFFEKKPIDIRSVRAHIERSLAENPEGAVVIVADRKSDTGVVVKVMDQCRLAGAVRVSIAAAKPTLDR; translated from the coding sequence ATGATCGACATTCGCAAGTCATTGCGCAGCAATTTTCATGAAGAAGAGATCAACATGGCGCCGTTGATCGATATGGTTTTTCTGCTGCTGATTTTTTTCATGGTGACCACCAGTTTCGTCAAGGAGACCGGCATCGACGTTCACCGTCCCACGGCCGCCACGGCAACGCTGAAAAACAAGGGCAACATCCTGCTGGGCGTTTCCGAGGCCGGCGGCATCTTTTTCGAGAAAAAACCGATCGACATCCGCAGCGTCCGGGCCCACATCGAACGCTCCCTGGCGGAAAACCCGGAAGGTGCCGTGGTGATCGTGGCCGACCGCAAAAGCGATACCGGGGTAGTCGTGAAGGTGATGGACCAATGCCGACTGGCCGGTGCCGTCCGGGTGAGCATTGCCGCAGCCAAACCGACTCTGGATCGATGA
- a CDS encoding MotA/TolQ/ExbB proton channel family protein translates to MRGLLIGLIVLLLSGAAAAEDLRVVSRKAQADFEQARQEASRRRQEILEDKEKLTAEVQRGENRVKDLNGAVASLQKRLEELNAKDAEQGQKQSEVRMDLREFTGVVRETARDLEALLNQSQFTALQPGRLDRLAPVLDNDRFPGMEEIALLSDLFFEETALSGEIDRHAAAYIDRDGSEATGEILTIGAFSAVYRNNGEVGFLRYAEGGQRLFALSNPPPWTMRRNIKRYMNGDTDEIVFDFSRGAALRQLVHRSTLMDKIEKGGPVVWPILGIGVLALFIALERIVFLNRVHANTDRLMGSVNELAGQGDWAGCDKVLMHDQGKPVNNVLRAGLSAVNEKRETLESVLQEAILKELPRLERFLPALNILGAVAPLLGLLGTVTGMIETFRVITLHGAGDPRMMSGGISEALVTTMLGLSVAIPIMLVHTFLRRRLDHIVGDMEEKAVALSNIICRECTLVSFPGSKKTGPGQRPMHAQA, encoded by the coding sequence ATGAGAGGCCTGCTGATAGGACTGATCGTTTTGTTGTTAAGCGGTGCTGCGGCTGCCGAGGATTTACGCGTGGTCAGCCGGAAGGCTCAAGCCGATTTTGAACAGGCTCGCCAAGAAGCCAGCCGGCGCCGGCAGGAGATTCTGGAAGACAAGGAAAAACTGACGGCGGAAGTACAGCGCGGCGAAAACCGCGTCAAAGACCTGAACGGAGCCGTGGCGAGCCTGCAAAAACGCCTTGAGGAATTGAACGCCAAGGACGCGGAGCAGGGACAAAAGCAATCGGAAGTCCGGATGGATCTGCGCGAATTTACCGGCGTCGTCCGGGAAACGGCGCGGGACCTGGAAGCGCTGCTAAACCAATCGCAGTTTACGGCCCTGCAACCCGGCCGTCTCGACCGCCTCGCGCCGGTTCTGGACAACGACCGCTTCCCGGGCATGGAAGAAATTGCGCTTCTCAGCGACCTTTTTTTCGAAGAGACGGCGCTTTCCGGTGAAATCGACCGCCATGCCGCAGCCTATATCGACCGGGACGGCTCAGAGGCCACCGGGGAAATTCTCACCATCGGTGCCTTCAGCGCCGTCTACCGCAACAACGGAGAAGTCGGCTTTTTGCGCTACGCGGAAGGCGGTCAGCGTCTCTTCGCTCTGTCCAATCCGCCGCCCTGGACAATGCGCCGCAACATCAAACGCTACATGAACGGCGATACGGACGAAATCGTTTTCGATTTTTCCCGGGGAGCAGCCCTGCGGCAACTGGTCCATCGCTCCACGCTGATGGATAAAATCGAAAAGGGCGGCCCTGTAGTCTGGCCCATCCTGGGCATCGGTGTGCTGGCACTGTTTATTGCCCTGGAGCGAATCGTTTTTCTCAACCGGGTCCATGCCAACACGGATCGGCTGATGGGCAGCGTCAACGAATTGGCCGGCCAGGGAGACTGGGCCGGCTGCGACAAGGTGCTTATGCATGACCAGGGCAAGCCCGTGAACAACGTCCTGCGGGCCGGGCTTTCCGCCGTCAACGAAAAGCGGGAGACCCTGGAAAGCGTCCTGCAGGAAGCCATTCTGAAAGAGCTGCCCCGCCTGGAGCGTTTTCTGCCGGCCTTGAATATTTTAGGAGCGGTGGCGCCGCTGCTGGGGCTGCTGGGCACGGTAACCGGCATGATCGAAACCTTTCGGGTGATCACCCTGCACGGTGCCGGCGACCCGCGCATGATGTCCGGCGGCATCTCCGAAGCCCTGGTGACCACCATGCTGGGGCTTTCCGTGGCCATTCCCATCATGCTGGTTCACACCTTCCTGCGCCGGCGGCTGGATCACATCGTGGGCGACATGGAGGAAAAGGCCGTGGCCCTGAGCAATATCATTTGCCGGGAATGCACCCTCGTTTCTTTTCCGGGCAGCAAAAAGACAGGGCCGGGGCAGCGGCCCATGCATGCGCAGGCGTAA
- a CDS encoding MotA/TolQ/ExbB proton channel family protein → MDYLITAYDYFRPGGSIMVLLVLISIWMWSLIFERLARFRSLEKSDVDRDEAVRLVDRKGCGESFEDVRHPVIRRFLAARTGDSDLDRRLLDYHAMRQRPQLRRFLATIAILAATAPLLGLLGTVTGMVTTFDVISLFGTGNAKALSGGISKALVTTQSGLLVGIPGLFMSRLLTRRAQAIERRLTEIVIVLKQVV, encoded by the coding sequence ATGGACTACCTGATTACCGCCTACGACTACTTCCGGCCCGGCGGTTCGATCATGGTGCTGCTGGTGCTGATATCGATCTGGATGTGGAGCCTGATTTTCGAACGCCTGGCCCGTTTCCGGAGCCTGGAGAAAAGCGATGTGGACCGGGACGAAGCCGTCCGCCTGGTGGACCGCAAGGGGTGCGGCGAATCGTTCGAAGATGTTCGTCATCCGGTCATCCGCAGGTTTCTGGCGGCGCGCACCGGGGACAGCGACCTGGATCGACGCCTGCTGGATTACCATGCCATGCGGCAGCGGCCGCAACTGAGGCGGTTTCTCGCCACCATCGCCATCCTGGCGGCGACGGCCCCGCTGCTGGGGCTGTTGGGCACGGTGACCGGCATGGTCACTACGTTCGATGTCATCTCCCTTTTCGGCACGGGCAACGCCAAAGCGCTTTCCGGGGGAATCTCCAAGGCCCTGGTAACCACGCAGAGCGGTCTTCTGGTGGGCATTCCCGGACTGTTCATGAGCCGGCTACTGACCCGCCGCGCCCAGGCGATCGAACGGCGCCTGACCGAAATCGTTATCGTTCTCAAACAGGTGGTGTAA
- a CDS encoding FeoA family protein has product MTLDQLKPGSEGRIKKLSVRDKLGQRLMDMGVYPGLKLKVLRNAPLEDPMEVELDGYFVSLRHDEARFVEVE; this is encoded by the coding sequence ATGACCCTGGATCAATTGAAGCCGGGCAGCGAGGGAAGAATCAAAAAGTTGTCGGTGCGGGACAAGTTGGGACAACGGCTGATGGACATGGGGGTCTATCCCGGATTGAAGCTGAAAGTGCTTCGCAACGCCCCCCTGGAAGATCCCATGGAGGTGGAACTGGACGGCTATTTCGTCAGCCTGCGCCACGACGAAGCCCGTTTTGTAGAGGTGGAATAA
- the feoB gene encoding ferrous iron transport protein B, with the protein MKNEKILVALAGQPNCGKSTVFNALSGASQHVANYPGVTVDKMTGWYRHNGYRVELVDLPGTYSLSSYSPEERVSRDFILHEKPSVTVNVMDASNLKRCLYLTFQLLEMEIPVILNLNMMDVVEKRGMTIDMEKLSGRLGVPVVPTTMKNGRGKKELLDVIDVVAAAENTTERLHIDYQEMEPVLREIVDRLAVENTLSAQYPLRWLAIKLMEGDEAVQGLVRDQHPQPDAFMSMVDQARTTFEKEVGDAPEVHIATCRYKAADAISRECLQLPRGARRPLSDKVDDIVCHRILGPAILVGIIWLLYYLAIVQGYNITNYTWPLLAKLRSLTEAVTPQPGFIDIPLIREFSLWIVDSVNALLNYIPIFFILFALIAILEDSGYMPRMAFIMDRLFSRYGLHGQSTLPMVLGGIYVGGCAVPGVMSCKGIPDERSRLATILIIPLLNCLAKVPLYVLLINIYFAAHKAWAMFFISTISLLLVLPVAKILTLTVLKDKETAPFVMEMPPYHTPTWKGVLSRAVERVWLFMRKISTIVVAVAVVVFVLLQFPGIGKERMNFYHAEKDKAVAVFYKKIKKTPFHEGLQGDRLMAMVLYWEAYKDAKMAAGEKEEVAAVNADFEARDALFFKIVQPGGDKVAKKVSREFKKLVKERKGLLREMRKERIDNSFLGTAGRWLEPVTRWAGFNWRVNVALLSALAAKESSVATLGALYEQEEEGEALEDRMARGETDLTPLHALALMLFMVLYPPCMATAMAVKVQAGSVKWMLFSIGYPMLLGLVVASLVFSLGSIFGLSGPQAMFAFYLLALGFTVFMGFFKNQPEYIKST; encoded by the coding sequence GTGAAGAACGAGAAAATCCTGGTGGCCCTCGCCGGCCAGCCCAATTGCGGCAAATCCACGGTATTCAATGCCCTTTCCGGAGCCAGCCAGCATGTGGCCAACTACCCCGGCGTAACCGTGGACAAGATGACCGGCTGGTATCGCCACAACGGCTATCGGGTGGAGCTGGTGGACCTGCCGGGAACCTACAGCCTGAGTTCCTATTCGCCCGAGGAGCGGGTTTCCCGGGACTTCATCCTGCACGAAAAACCGTCGGTGACGGTCAACGTCATGGATGCGTCGAATCTCAAGCGCTGCCTCTACCTGACGTTCCAGCTGCTGGAAATGGAAATTCCGGTGATCCTGAACCTCAACATGATGGATGTGGTCGAAAAGCGCGGCATGACCATCGACATGGAAAAGCTGTCCGGCCGGCTCGGCGTTCCCGTGGTGCCCACCACCATGAAAAACGGTCGGGGGAAAAAGGAGCTGCTGGATGTGATCGACGTCGTGGCCGCCGCAGAAAATACGACGGAGCGGCTGCACATCGATTACCAGGAAATGGAGCCGGTTCTGCGGGAAATCGTCGATCGGCTGGCCGTGGAAAACACCCTGTCGGCACAATACCCGCTGCGCTGGCTGGCCATCAAGCTGATGGAAGGCGATGAAGCCGTTCAGGGCCTGGTCCGCGATCAGCACCCCCAGCCCGACGCATTCATGTCCATGGTGGACCAGGCTCGGACGACCTTCGAAAAGGAGGTTGGCGACGCCCCCGAAGTCCACATCGCCACGTGCCGCTACAAAGCGGCGGACGCCATTTCCCGGGAATGCCTGCAACTACCCAGAGGCGCGCGGCGCCCGCTTTCGGATAAAGTCGACGACATCGTCTGCCATCGGATTCTCGGACCGGCCATTCTGGTGGGCATCATCTGGCTGCTTTACTATCTGGCCATCGTCCAGGGCTACAACATCACCAACTACACCTGGCCGCTTCTGGCCAAACTGCGCAGCCTGACCGAAGCCGTGACCCCTCAGCCCGGTTTCATCGACATTCCGCTGATCCGCGAATTTTCCTTGTGGATCGTGGACAGCGTCAATGCCCTGCTCAACTATATCCCCATTTTCTTCATTTTGTTCGCGCTCATCGCCATTCTCGAAGACAGCGGCTACATGCCCCGCATGGCGTTTATCATGGACCGGCTCTTCAGCCGCTACGGTCTCCATGGCCAGTCCACCCTGCCCATGGTGCTGGGCGGCATTTATGTGGGCGGCTGCGCCGTGCCGGGCGTGATGTCCTGCAAGGGCATACCGGACGAACGGTCGCGTCTGGCCACCATTTTGATCATCCCGCTGCTCAATTGCCTGGCCAAGGTGCCCTTGTATGTGCTGCTGATCAACATCTACTTCGCGGCCCACAAGGCCTGGGCCATGTTTTTCATCTCCACCATCAGTTTGCTGCTGGTGCTGCCGGTGGCCAAAATTCTCACCCTGACCGTTCTCAAAGACAAGGAGACGGCGCCGTTCGTGATGGAAATGCCGCCCTATCATACGCCCACCTGGAAGGGCGTGCTGAGCCGGGCCGTGGAGCGCGTCTGGCTGTTCATGCGCAAAATCTCCACCATCGTGGTCGCCGTGGCCGTGGTGGTCTTCGTTCTGCTGCAATTCCCGGGGATCGGCAAAGAGCGCATGAACTTCTACCACGCCGAAAAAGATAAGGCCGTGGCCGTGTTCTACAAAAAAATAAAAAAGACGCCCTTTCATGAAGGCCTTCAGGGAGACCGCCTCATGGCGATGGTGCTCTACTGGGAGGCTTACAAGGACGCAAAGATGGCCGCCGGAGAAAAAGAGGAAGTGGCGGCGGTGAACGCCGATTTCGAGGCCCGCGACGCCCTTTTCTTCAAAATCGTTCAACCGGGAGGAGACAAGGTCGCCAAGAAGGTCAGCCGGGAATTCAAAAAGCTGGTCAAAGAACGCAAGGGGCTGTTGCGGGAGATGCGCAAGGAACGCATCGACAACAGCTTCCTGGGCACCGCGGGGCGGTGGCTGGAGCCGGTGACCCGATGGGCCGGCTTCAACTGGCGGGTCAACGTGGCCCTGCTCAGCGCCCTGGCGGCCAAGGAGAGCAGCGTTGCCACCCTGGGAGCGCTGTACGAACAGGAAGAAGAGGGCGAGGCCCTGGAAGATCGCATGGCCCGTGGAGAAACGGATTTGACGCCCCTGCACGCCCTGGCCCTGATGCTCTTCATGGTGCTCTATCCCCCCTGTATGGCGACCGCCATGGCCGTCAAGGTGCAGGCGGGCTCGGTCAAGTGGATGCTGTTTTCCATCGGATACCCCATGCTGCTGGGGCTGGTCGTTGCCAGCCTGGTGTTCTCGTTGGGAAGTATTTTCGGGCTTTCCGGCCCGCAGGCCATGTTCGCCTTTTATCTGCTGGCCCTGGGATTCACCGTTTTTATGGGGTTTTTCAAAAATCAACCCGAATACATCAAATCAACTTAA
- a CDS encoding cation-translocating P-type ATPase — translation MSARIFAIRMAVALIAVLGFALHRWTGAAPLLWIGSVFYLLCLVMYLRSLLTALMLTRRVTADLLVVTVMVVAFLAKTPLSGALVAWFISLGLAISFFIIERTRRRIEALIRQKDKDVRIMRDGSFLEVPVEAVRPGDVAIVPQGEMIPVDGQIVEGASSVDESVITGEPFSVYRQAGDRVTSGSISLTSQLKVRADKAGDKGFLYVMSREIAASLKTKPDIHQRADKIVQFFICGVVLYALGVFLFTGGLTGDTATGLVRMAAVTAVACPCAWALSVPTAFAAVIGGLGAHGILVRGGIPLEMVGRAVHFILDKTGTLTRGKPRVSEVVSFGSPKTELLRLAASVESGFNHPVAGAVLAYAAANGVFPLPARETEYLPGVGVKAIAEGREVMLGNAESVTAQGMQLPADVPMDGRAVWIAVDGEIAGAVVIQDELMDSAQGLADALRSLGAKSVVLATGDSDEAEARRVARRIGADRCQWGLKPEDKVGLVSELTGLGTTVMVGDGVNDALSLSRADVGISIGSAKADLAIKSSDIVIMREDASSLVAVVQAGRRLIRVIRQNYAWAIGFNLAGIALATAGVLSPWLAALFHHASSILVVANSARLVKMPVNGKQ, via the coding sequence ATGTCTGCAAGAATATTTGCCATACGAATGGCCGTGGCGCTGATCGCCGTTCTGGGATTCGCCCTCCATCGCTGGACCGGTGCCGCACCGCTATTGTGGATCGGTTCGGTGTTTTATCTTCTTTGCCTGGTGATGTATCTGCGATCTTTGCTCACGGCCCTGATGCTGACCCGCAGGGTGACGGCGGATCTTCTGGTGGTGACCGTCATGGTGGTCGCCTTTCTCGCCAAAACGCCCTTGAGCGGCGCGCTGGTGGCCTGGTTCATCAGTCTGGGGCTGGCCATCTCCTTTTTCATTATCGAAAGAACGCGGCGCAGGATCGAAGCCCTGATCCGTCAGAAGGATAAGGATGTCCGCATTATGCGAGACGGGTCCTTTCTGGAAGTGCCCGTCGAAGCGGTTCGCCCGGGCGATGTGGCCATTGTCCCCCAGGGAGAGATGATACCGGTCGACGGCCAGATTGTGGAAGGCGCCTCTTCCGTCGACGAATCGGTCATTACCGGCGAACCGTTTTCCGTTTACCGCCAGGCGGGCGACCGGGTGACATCGGGGTCCATCAGCCTCACGTCGCAGTTGAAGGTCCGTGCCGACAAGGCCGGCGACAAGGGATTTCTTTATGTGATGTCCCGGGAAATCGCGGCCTCGCTGAAAACAAAACCGGACATCCACCAGAGAGCCGACAAAATCGTTCAGTTTTTTATCTGCGGGGTAGTCCTGTATGCCCTCGGCGTCTTTCTTTTCACCGGCGGTCTGACCGGTGATACGGCCACGGGGCTGGTCCGCATGGCTGCCGTCACTGCGGTGGCCTGCCCCTGCGCCTGGGCACTGTCGGTGCCCACCGCCTTTGCCGCCGTCATCGGCGGTCTGGGTGCACACGGCATCCTTGTGCGCGGCGGCATTCCGTTGGAGATGGTGGGCCGCGCGGTCCATTTCATCCTGGACAAAACCGGCACGCTTACCCGGGGAAAGCCCCGTGTGAGCGAGGTCGTGTCCTTCGGTTCGCCAAAAACCGAGCTGCTGCGTCTGGCCGCCTCGGTCGAGTCCGGGTTCAACCACCCGGTTGCCGGCGCCGTCCTGGCCTACGCCGCGGCCAACGGCGTGTTTCCGTTGCCGGCCCGGGAAACCGAATACCTCCCGGGCGTCGGCGTCAAGGCCATTGCGGAAGGCCGTGAGGTGATGCTGGGCAACGCCGAATCCGTAACGGCGCAGGGCATGCAGCTTCCTGCGGATGTGCCCATGGACGGCCGGGCCGTCTGGATCGCCGTCGATGGCGAAATCGCCGGGGCCGTTGTGATTCAGGATGAGTTGATGGATTCGGCTCAAGGACTTGCCGATGCACTGCGCAGCCTCGGCGCCAAAAGCGTCGTACTGGCCACCGGAGACAGCGACGAGGCCGAGGCCCGCCGGGTGGCCCGGCGCATCGGCGCGGATCGCTGCCAATGGGGCCTGAAGCCCGAGGACAAAGTCGGCCTGGTAAGCGAATTGACCGGCCTGGGCACCACGGTCATGGTAGGCGATGGCGTCAATGACGCCCTTTCGCTGTCCCGGGCCGATGTCGGCATTTCCATCGGGAGCGCCAAGGCCGATCTGGCCATCAAATCTTCGGACATCGTCATCATGCGGGAGGATGCATCGAGCCTGGTGGCCGTTGTCCAGGCCGGCAGGCGGCTGATTCGTGTCATCCGGCAGAATTACGCCTGGGCCATCGGCTTCAATCTGGCGGGAATCGCACTGGCTACGGCCGGAGTATTGAGTCCGTGGCTGGCAGCTTTGTTTCACCATGCCAGCTCCATTCTCGTGGTGGCCAATTCGGCCCGGCTGGTGAAGATGCCGGTGAACGGCAAACAGTGA
- a CDS encoding TonB family protein — protein MMNDLRDANRWMPIMALAVLVNVLLFAGLPNMLSREVMPTDTETVQAVDFLRENPGRREAPAKEKPPEPPPEPPRVVPRQVSKALTPSVQAPRMDLPAFDFDVSPDMGPGIPVTAPRAPVAAAPQPASPKAFYGLEEVDQGPVATMKTEPPYPYRARRLRLSGKVDVRFLVDAKGQVGRIAILKSDPPDVFDRSVLQTLSTWRFSPGTVSGRPVNTWVTTTIVFKLEES, from the coding sequence ATGATGAACGACCTTCGGGATGCGAACCGCTGGATGCCGATCATGGCCCTTGCGGTATTGGTCAATGTCCTGCTTTTCGCGGGGCTGCCCAATATGCTGTCCCGGGAAGTGATGCCAACGGATACCGAAACGGTTCAAGCCGTAGACTTTCTCAGGGAAAACCCGGGTCGCCGGGAGGCCCCTGCCAAAGAGAAGCCGCCCGAACCGCCGCCCGAACCGCCCAGAGTCGTTCCCCGGCAGGTATCGAAAGCGCTGACCCCGTCCGTTCAGGCACCGCGGATGGACCTTCCGGCGTTCGATTTCGATGTTTCGCCGGATATGGGTCCGGGAATTCCCGTGACGGCGCCCCGGGCGCCGGTAGCCGCCGCGCCGCAGCCCGCTTCACCGAAAGCGTTTTACGGGTTGGAAGAGGTGGACCAGGGGCCGGTGGCCACCATGAAAACCGAACCCCCCTACCCCTACCGCGCCCGGCGGCTGCGCCTGAGCGGAAAAGTGGATGTCCGGTTCCTGGTGGATGCAAAAGGGCAAGTGGGGCGGATCGCGATTCTGAAGTCCGATCCGCCCGACGTGTTCGACCGGAGCGTGCTCCAGACCCTGTCCACATGGCGATTTTCTCCGGGGACCGTGTCCGGCCGGCCGGTGAACACCTGGGTTACCACCACCATCGTGTTCAAGCTGGAGGAATCATGA